In Persicimonas caeni, a single window of DNA contains:
- a CDS encoding macro domain-containing protein translates to MAKTLTITQGDITLLPLQGGGIVNPSNTGMILNRGVSQQISRRAGPFIQQTLHMRRSRLRNNRLEPGQAIDTEAGQLPVKTLIHVSILGAKRINKRLISNCILNAYDLAEDIELDSLAFPPLGTETAGFPIDDFLDLFWRITNEELPRSEHLQHVLLCISDQDDFERTCDFLEERLDELDDEIHVDIRPGGIVPGML, encoded by the coding sequence ATGGCCAAGACACTGACCATTACTCAGGGCGACATCACCCTGCTACCGCTGCAAGGCGGCGGAATCGTCAATCCGTCGAATACCGGCATGATTCTCAACCGCGGGGTGAGCCAACAGATCTCGCGGCGCGCCGGGCCGTTCATCCAGCAGACGCTGCACATGCGGCGCAGCCGACTGCGCAACAACCGGCTCGAGCCGGGTCAGGCGATCGACACCGAGGCCGGTCAGTTGCCGGTCAAGACGCTGATTCACGTGTCGATTCTGGGCGCCAAGCGCATCAACAAGCGCCTGATCTCGAATTGCATCCTCAACGCCTACGACCTGGCCGAGGACATCGAGCTCGACAGCCTGGCCTTTCCGCCGCTGGGCACCGAGACGGCCGGCTTTCCGATCGACGACTTCCTCGACCTGTTCTGGCGCATCACCAACGAAGAGTTGCCGCGCTCCGAGCACCTGCAGCACGTGCTGCTGTGCATCTCCGACCAGGACGACTTCGAGCGCACCTGCGATTTCCTCGAAGAGCGCCTCGACGAGCTGGACGACGAGATCCACGTCGACATCCGCCCCGGCGGCATCGTCCCGGGAATGCTGTAA